A window from Synechococcus sp. RSCCF101 encodes these proteins:
- the rpsO gene encoding 30S ribosomal protein S15 has protein sequence MTLDTAAKQELINTHQVHSTDTGSPEVQVAMLSERISRLSSHLQKNKHDYSSRQGLLKMIGQRKRLLGYVRAHSEERYSTLIGKLGIRG, from the coding sequence ATGACGCTTGATACCGCCGCCAAGCAGGAGCTCATCAACACCCACCAGGTGCACAGCACCGACACGGGCTCTCCGGAGGTTCAGGTGGCGATGCTGAGTGAGCGCATCTCCCGCCTCAGCAGCCATCTGCAGAAGAACAAGCACGACTACTCCTCCCGCCAGGGCCTGCTGAAGATGATCGGCCAGCGCAAGCGTCTGCTCGGCTATGTGCGTGCCCACAGCGAGGAGCGCTACAGCACCCTGATCGGCAAGCTCGGCATCCGCGGCTGA
- a CDS encoding DNA polymerase III subunit alpha — translation MAFVPLHNHSDYSLLDGASQLPQMVERAKELNLPALALTDHGVMYGAIELLKRCTAAGIKPIIGNEMYVINGSLQDPQQKRERRYHLVVLAKTTQGYRNLVKLTSISHLQGMRGRGIFSRACIDKETLKAHSEGLIVATACLGGEIPQAILRGRPEVAREVALWYQSVFGDDFYLEIQDHGSPEDRIVNTGIVRLGRELGIEIVATNDAHYLSKADVEAHDALLCVLTGKLLSEPKRLRYTGTEFIKSEAEMRQLFADHLDPAVVERALANTVAVADKVEAYDILGRQQMPRFPVPEGYTPLSYLSEVAHNGLREQLQLQPDAPIEESYQTRLTYELEVMEQMGFPTYFLVVWDYIRFAREQGIPVGPGRGSAAGSLVAYALGITTIDPVRNGLLFERFLNPERRSMPDIDTDFCIERRGEVIDYVTRRYGEDKVAQIITFNRMTSKAVLKDVARVLDIPYGDADRLAKLIPVVRGKPAKLAEMIGPESPSPEFREKYEQDEAVRHWVDMARRIEGTNKTFGVHAAGVVIAAEPLDELVPLQRNNDGQVITQYFMEDVESMGLLKMDFLGLKNLTMIDKTVTLVQQSTGERLDPEHLPLEDEETFSLLARGDLEGIFQLESSGMRQIVRDLRPSSLEDISSILALYRPGPLDAGLIPKFINRKHGREVIEVAHQALEPILRETYGIMVYQEQIMRIAQDLAGYSLGEADLLRRAMGKKKVAEMQKHRGIFVEGATSRGVDEAVADALFDQMVLFAEYCFNKSHSTAYGAVTYQTAYLKAHYPVAYMAALLTVNAGSTDKVQRYIANCLAMGIEVMPPDVNGSGIDFTPTGDRILFGLSAVRNLGDGAIRTLLQEREREGPFRSLADLCDRLPSTVLNRRSLEALIHCGALDALEPAANRAQLMADLDLVIDWAASRARDRASGQGNLFDLMGGGATDSGPAASGMDQSTAPKAAPVPDYPPTEKLRLEKELVGFYLSNHPLRQLGAPARLLAPIGLGSLEEQADRARVSVVAMVPELRQVTTRKGDRMAVLQLEDLSGSCEAVLFPKAYARLADHVMVDARLLIWANVDRRDDRVQLIVEDCRSIDDLRLLLVQLEGDQAGDIAIQHRLRECLQRHRPEQDQAGVRVPVVAEVRVGGGAQYVRLGHQFCVADPQAALTTLERESFRARLSDPLIA, via the coding sequence TTGGCGTTCGTTCCCCTCCACAACCACAGCGACTACAGCCTTCTCGACGGCGCCTCCCAGCTGCCCCAGATGGTGGAGCGGGCGAAGGAGCTCAACCTGCCGGCGCTGGCCCTGACGGATCACGGCGTGATGTATGGCGCGATCGAGCTGCTGAAGCGCTGCACGGCGGCCGGGATCAAGCCGATCATCGGCAACGAGATGTACGTGATCAACGGCTCTCTGCAGGACCCCCAGCAGAAGCGGGAGCGCCGCTATCACCTCGTGGTGCTGGCCAAGACCACCCAGGGCTACCGCAACCTCGTGAAGCTCACGAGCATCAGCCACCTGCAGGGCATGCGCGGGCGTGGCATCTTCTCCAGGGCCTGCATCGACAAGGAGACCCTCAAGGCCCACAGCGAGGGCCTGATCGTGGCCACCGCCTGCCTCGGCGGTGAGATCCCCCAGGCGATTCTGCGGGGCCGGCCGGAGGTGGCCCGCGAGGTGGCCCTCTGGTATCAGAGCGTCTTCGGCGACGACTTCTATCTGGAGATCCAGGATCACGGCTCGCCGGAGGACCGCATCGTCAACACCGGCATCGTGCGCCTGGGCCGGGAGCTGGGCATCGAGATCGTCGCCACCAACGATGCGCACTACCTCAGCAAGGCGGATGTGGAGGCCCACGACGCCCTGCTCTGCGTGCTCACCGGCAAGCTGCTGAGTGAACCGAAGCGGCTGCGCTACACGGGCACGGAGTTCATCAAGAGTGAGGCGGAGATGCGGCAGCTCTTCGCCGACCACCTCGATCCGGCCGTGGTGGAGCGGGCCCTGGCGAACACCGTGGCCGTGGCGGACAAGGTGGAGGCGTACGACATCCTGGGCCGGCAGCAGATGCCTCGCTTCCCGGTGCCCGAGGGGTACACCCCCCTCAGCTATCTCAGCGAGGTGGCTCACAACGGCCTGAGAGAGCAGCTGCAGCTGCAACCCGATGCGCCGATCGAGGAGAGCTATCAGACCCGCCTTACCTACGAGCTGGAGGTGATGGAACAGATGGGCTTCCCCACCTACTTCCTGGTGGTGTGGGACTACATCCGTTTCGCCCGTGAACAGGGCATCCCGGTGGGACCCGGCCGGGGATCGGCGGCCGGATCGCTGGTGGCCTACGCCCTCGGGATCACCACCATCGATCCGGTGCGGAACGGGCTGCTGTTCGAGCGCTTCCTCAACCCGGAACGCCGCTCGATGCCTGACATCGACACCGACTTCTGCATCGAACGCCGCGGCGAGGTGATCGACTATGTGACCCGCCGCTACGGCGAGGACAAGGTGGCCCAGATCATCACCTTCAACCGCATGACCTCCAAGGCGGTGCTCAAGGATGTGGCCCGGGTGCTCGATATCCCCTACGGCGATGCGGATCGCCTGGCCAAGCTGATCCCTGTGGTGCGGGGCAAGCCGGCCAAGCTGGCGGAGATGATCGGGCCGGAATCACCGAGTCCGGAGTTCCGCGAGAAGTACGAGCAGGATGAGGCGGTGCGCCACTGGGTCGACATGGCCCGGCGCATCGAGGGCACGAACAAGACCTTCGGGGTGCACGCCGCGGGGGTGGTGATCGCCGCGGAGCCTCTGGATGAACTGGTGCCGCTGCAGCGCAACAACGACGGCCAGGTGATCACCCAGTACTTCATGGAGGACGTGGAGTCGATGGGACTCCTGAAGATGGACTTCCTCGGCCTCAAGAACCTCACCATGATCGACAAGACCGTGACGCTGGTGCAGCAGAGCACCGGCGAACGGCTCGATCCGGAGCATCTGCCCCTCGAGGACGAGGAGACCTTCTCCCTGCTGGCCCGGGGTGATCTGGAGGGCATCTTCCAGCTGGAGTCGAGCGGGATGCGCCAGATCGTGCGCGATCTGCGGCCCTCCTCCCTGGAGGACATCTCCTCGATCCTGGCGCTCTACCGCCCGGGGCCGCTCGATGCCGGGCTGATCCCCAAGTTCATCAACCGCAAGCACGGGCGCGAGGTGATCGAGGTGGCGCACCAGGCGCTCGAGCCGATCCTGCGTGAGACCTACGGAATCATGGTCTACCAGGAGCAGATCATGCGGATCGCCCAGGATCTGGCCGGCTACTCCCTCGGTGAGGCCGACCTGCTGCGCCGCGCCATGGGCAAGAAGAAGGTGGCCGAGATGCAGAAACACCGCGGCATCTTCGTGGAGGGAGCCACATCACGCGGTGTGGACGAAGCGGTGGCCGACGCCCTCTTCGATCAGATGGTGCTGTTCGCGGAGTACTGCTTCAACAAGAGCCACTCCACCGCCTACGGCGCGGTGACGTATCAGACGGCCTACCTCAAGGCCCACTACCCGGTGGCCTACATGGCCGCCCTGCTGACGGTGAATGCCGGCTCCACCGACAAGGTGCAGCGCTACATCGCCAACTGCCTGGCCATGGGGATCGAGGTGATGCCGCCGGATGTGAACGGTTCCGGCATCGACTTCACCCCCACCGGCGATCGGATCCTCTTCGGCCTCTCCGCCGTGCGCAATCTCGGCGACGGCGCGATCCGCACCCTGCTGCAGGAGCGGGAGCGGGAGGGGCCGTTCCGCTCCCTCGCCGATCTCTGCGATCGGCTGCCCTCCACCGTGCTCAACCGCCGCAGCCTGGAGGCCCTGATTCACTGCGGCGCCCTCGATGCACTCGAGCCGGCCGCCAACCGGGCCCAGCTGATGGCGGATCTGGATCTGGTGATCGACTGGGCCGCCTCGCGCGCCCGCGACCGGGCCAGCGGCCAGGGCAACCTGTTCGACCTGATGGGCGGCGGCGCTACGGATTCCGGCCCCGCGGCCAGCGGCATGGACCAGAGCACCGCCCCGAAGGCCGCCCCGGTGCCGGACTATCCGCCCACCGAGAAGCTGCGGCTGGAGAAGGAGCTGGTGGGCTTCTACCTCTCCAACCACCCCCTGCGTCAGCTGGGTGCACCGGCCCGGCTGCTGGCGCCCATCGGCCTGGGCAGCCTGGAGGAGCAGGCCGATCGGGCCCGCGTCAGTGTGGTGGCGATGGTGCCGGAGCTGCGGCAGGTCACGACCCGCAAGGGCGACCGCATGGCTGTGCTGCAGCTGGAGGACCTGAGCGGTAGCTGTGAGGCGGTGCTCTTCCCCAAGGCCTACGCCCGTCTGGCCGATCACGTGATGGTGGATGCGCGGCTGCTGATCTGGGCCAACGTCGATCGCCGCGATGACCGGGTGCAGCTGATCGTGGAGGACTGCCGCAGCATCGATGACCTGCGTCTGCTGCTGGTGCAGCTGGAAGGCGATCAGGCCGGCGACATCGCGATTCAGCACCGCCTGCGGGAGTGCCTGCAGCGCCACCGGCCGGAGCAGGATCAGGCCGGGGTGCGGGTGCCGGTGGTGGCCGAAGTGCGTGTGGGCGGGGGGGCGCAGTACGTGCGGCTGGGGCACCAGTTCTGCGTGGCCGATCCCCAGGCGGCTCTCACCACCCTGGAGCGGGAGTCATTTCGCGCGCGCCTCAGCGACCCCCTGATCGCCTGA
- a CDS encoding DUF1816 domain-containing protein translates to MTALLIRPLRAIANGLGVAWWARVETRSPDVTYWFGPFLRRSGLEKALAGFLADLKEEAPGSMDHAILRTRRGEPLTIEAEPG, encoded by the coding sequence ATGACGGCACTGCTGATCCGGCCTCTCCGCGCCATCGCCAACGGACTTGGGGTGGCCTGGTGGGCGCGGGTGGAGACGCGCTCTCCCGATGTGACCTACTGGTTCGGCCCCTTCCTGCGTCGCTCCGGGCTGGAGAAGGCTCTGGCGGGCTTTCTGGCGGATCTGAAGGAGGAGGCTCCCGGCTCGATGGATCACGCCATCCTGCGCACCCGGCGCGGCGAACCCCTCACGATCGAGGCCGAGCCCGGCTGA
- the ruvA gene encoding Holliday junction branch migration protein RuvA, with protein sequence MIGWLRGTVLERWQEGTRLGLLLECGGVGYELQVCRRVWGALPAPGQDLSMHVHTLARDEGWQLIGFARRAERDLFRDLIAVSGIGPQAAMALQGELEMEALTEAIVVGDIKALTRAPGVGKRTAERLCVELRERLSRRFALEAPGDSGPVPLPTAASVHLEVRETLEALGYDSLEIQRALHAVAGLPGLQNESDGDVWVREALRALSRAAA encoded by the coding sequence ATGATCGGCTGGCTGCGGGGCACGGTGCTGGAACGCTGGCAGGAGGGCACCCGGCTGGGGCTGCTGCTGGAGTGCGGCGGGGTGGGCTACGAACTGCAGGTGTGCCGCCGGGTCTGGGGTGCCCTGCCCGCGCCCGGACAGGACCTCTCGATGCATGTGCACACCCTGGCGCGCGACGAGGGCTGGCAGCTGATCGGCTTCGCCCGCCGCGCCGAGCGGGACCTGTTCCGTGATCTGATCGCCGTGAGCGGCATCGGTCCCCAGGCGGCCATGGCCTTGCAGGGGGAACTGGAGATGGAGGCCCTGACCGAGGCGATCGTGGTGGGCGACATCAAGGCCCTGACGCGCGCACCCGGCGTGGGCAAGCGCACGGCCGAACGCCTCTGCGTGGAGCTGCGCGAGCGTCTCTCCCGCCGCTTCGCGCTCGAGGCCCCCGGCGACAGCGGGCCGGTTCCTCTGCCGACCGCGGCCTCGGTGCACCTGGAGGTGCGCGAGACGCTCGAGGCCCTCGGCTACGACAGCCTGGAGATCCAGCGGGCCCTGCATGCAGTGGCCGGCCTGCCGGGTCTTCAGAACGAGAGCGATGGCGACGTGTGGGTGCGCGAGGCACTGAGAGCCCTCAGCCGGGCTGCGGCCTGA
- the rlmB gene encoding 23S rRNA (guanosine(2251)-2'-O)-methyltransferase RlmB: MSAHPDRRRKPSRWDGPRQGPPREGPPREGRDGRADRSRGGGGGGGERYRRDRGGSGERAGGSDRFGSDRFGSDRPRGDRFRSDRPRTPRSGPEGRRFESRRFEGRRPDSRRFDGRRPDTRHSQARASLIRRPGADRTPERNLPAPTGEAERFSAEATRADDILWGRHAVQAALESGRPIHRIWCTGDIRSSGRFLQLLRDAKSSGVLVEEVSWARLGQITSGAVHQGIALQTAAAECLDLPTLIEACGELGEPPLLMAVDGLTDPHNLGAIMRSAEAFGAHGMVLPQRRAAGLTGSVAKVAAGALEHLPVARVVNLNRSLESLKQAGYRVIGLAEEGQLTLAEADLDGPLVVVTGSEESGLSLLTRRHCDQLVRIPLRGVTPSLNASVATAIVVYEVARRGWMRGLSGQARAPRINRPKVAAPNPPAPPEPGPGVDAVPAVATATTLSELADGSPGADAAATPASAAVLAEEAAQAPGEPSMEGAPRADDAWDAEGGTVDTVEVPEPVAPADVVDAPDPVASEDPVATGDSVVAEPAEPADSVAAEPSERVEPSDQPEATTTPETDQPPLSGAAPAQPDNPEPENPSAQPAVAEQPVADQPAADQPEPLWPPAAAESGSTGPFLDDISL, from the coding sequence ATGAGCGCCCATCCTGACCGTCGCCGCAAACCCTCGCGCTGGGACGGGCCTCGTCAGGGTCCGCCGAGGGAGGGCCCGCCCAGGGAGGGTCGGGACGGCCGGGCGGACCGCAGTCGTGGGGGCGGGGGCGGGGGCGGCGAGCGCTACCGCCGCGACCGGGGCGGGTCGGGTGAGCGCGCCGGGGGCAGCGATCGGTTCGGTTCCGATCGCTTCGGCTCCGATCGTCCGAGGGGGGATCGTTTCCGCAGCGACCGGCCTCGCACGCCGCGCAGTGGCCCCGAGGGCCGACGCTTCGAGAGCCGGCGCTTCGAGGGACGCCGGCCGGACAGCCGCCGTTTCGACGGCCGGCGCCCGGACACCCGCCACAGCCAGGCACGGGCCTCGCTGATCCGCCGGCCCGGTGCGGACCGCACCCCTGAGCGCAACCTGCCGGCACCGACCGGGGAGGCGGAACGCTTCAGCGCCGAGGCCACCCGGGCCGACGACATCCTCTGGGGCCGCCATGCGGTGCAGGCGGCCCTGGAGAGCGGCCGGCCGATCCACCGCATCTGGTGCACCGGCGACATCCGCTCCTCGGGCCGGTTCCTGCAGCTTCTGCGCGACGCCAAGAGCTCGGGCGTGCTGGTGGAGGAGGTGAGCTGGGCCCGGCTCGGTCAGATCACCTCCGGTGCGGTGCACCAGGGCATCGCCCTGCAGACCGCAGCCGCCGAGTGCCTGGACCTGCCCACCCTGATCGAGGCCTGCGGCGAGCTGGGCGAGCCGCCGCTGCTGATGGCGGTGGACGGCCTGACCGATCCCCACAATCTCGGAGCCATCATGCGCAGCGCCGAGGCCTTCGGGGCCCACGGCATGGTGCTGCCCCAGCGCCGCGCCGCCGGGCTCACCGGCTCGGTGGCCAAGGTGGCCGCCGGGGCCCTGGAGCACCTGCCGGTGGCGCGGGTGGTGAATCTGAACCGGTCGCTCGAATCGCTGAAGCAGGCCGGCTACCGCGTGATCGGGCTGGCGGAGGAGGGCCAGCTGACGCTGGCGGAAGCCGATCTCGACGGCCCCCTGGTGGTGGTGACCGGCTCGGAGGAGAGCGGCCTGTCACTTCTCACGCGGCGCCACTGCGACCAGCTGGTGCGCATCCCGCTGCGCGGTGTGACACCGAGCCTCAACGCCTCGGTCGCCACGGCGATCGTGGTGTACGAGGTGGCGCGGCGCGGCTGGATGCGCGGTCTGAGCGGACAGGCCCGCGCCCCCCGCATCAACCGTCCCAAGGTGGCGGCCCCCAACCCGCCCGCGCCGCCGGAGCCGGGACCCGGCGTCGACGCGGTCCCGGCTGTTGCAACCGCCACAACGCTGAGCGAGCTGGCGGACGGGTCTCCTGGAGCGGACGCAGCAGCGACGCCAGCTTCTGCGGCGGTCCTTGCGGAGGAAGCGGCACAGGCCCCTGGAGAGCCATCCATGGAGGGCGCCCCAAGAGCGGATGACGCCTGGGACGCGGAGGGGGGCACCGTGGACACAGTTGAGGTGCCCGAGCCGGTGGCCCCCGCGGACGTTGTGGATGCCCCAGACCCGGTGGCTTCCGAGGACCCGGTGGCGACCGGTGACTCGGTGGTCGCTGAGCCTGCTGAGCCCGCTGACTCGGTGGCTGCTGAACCTTCTGAGCGTGTTGAGCCTTCTGACCAACCGGAGGCCACCACCACCCCGGAGACGGACCAACCACCGCTGTCCGGCGCAGCACCTGCCCAGCCGGACAACCCGGAGCCGGAGAACCCATCCGCGCAGCCGGCGGTCGCGGAGCAACCGGTTGCAGACCAACCGGCTGCAGACCAACCGGAGCCGCTCTGGCCCCCAGCAGCAGCGGAGTCCGGATCCACCGGCCCCTTCCTCGACGACATCAGCCTCTGA
- a CDS encoding DUF2834 domain-containing protein → MQKLRLAVYGLVTLAGIGWPWWCIVQFIKETEALGLTDPIEIVNLFSAGVWANASAGFIAADLTLVLIASFLFYAVEGMRIGMKRWYLYIPATFAISFAFSFGLFMFNREKLMGQGAATVSEA, encoded by the coding sequence ATGCAGAAGCTGCGGCTCGCTGTCTACGGACTGGTCACACTTGCCGGCATCGGCTGGCCGTGGTGGTGCATTGTTCAGTTCATCAAGGAAACCGAAGCCCTGGGCCTCACCGATCCGATTGAGATCGTGAACCTGTTTTCCGCCGGCGTCTGGGCCAATGCATCAGCCGGCTTCATCGCCGCCGATCTGACCCTGGTTCTGATCGCCTCATTCCTCTTCTATGCCGTGGAGGGCATGCGGATCGGGATGAAGCGCTGGTATCTGTACATTCCGGCAACTTTTGCCATCTCCTTCGCTTTCTCCTTCGGCCTGTTCATGTTCAACAGGGAGAAGCTGATGGGTCAAGGCGCAGCGACGGTGAGCGAGGCCTGA
- a CDS encoding ribonuclease III domain-containing protein codes for MRPEAPSSTDWLTGAARRGDASDLGPLQLAWLGDAVWELHQRRRRCFQAARAGALHAATVESVRAGTQAQQLQRLDPWLNDQEREMARRGRNRAGRGPRSIPPATYAQATGFETMIGWLFLVNPCRLAQLLEQLEESVPDPEPSLASNERPS; via the coding sequence TTGCGGCCTGAGGCACCAAGCAGCACCGACTGGCTGACGGGAGCCGCACGTCGGGGCGATGCCTCCGACCTGGGCCCGCTTCAGCTGGCCTGGCTGGGCGATGCGGTCTGGGAGCTGCACCAGCGGCGACGCCGCTGTTTCCAGGCCGCCCGGGCCGGTGCCCTCCATGCGGCCACGGTGGAGAGCGTGCGGGCCGGCACCCAGGCGCAGCAGCTGCAGCGCCTCGATCCATGGCTGAACGACCAGGAGAGGGAGATGGCTCGCCGGGGCAGGAACCGGGCCGGGCGGGGACCCCGCTCGATCCCACCGGCCACCTATGCGCAGGCGACGGGGTTTGAGACAATGATCGGCTGGCTCTTTCTCGTCAATCCCTGCCGTCTGGCGCAGCTGCTGGAGCAGCTGGAGGAGAGCGTGCCCGATCCCGAACCCTCCCTCGCCTCCAATGAGCGCCCATCCTGA
- a CDS encoding PAM68 family protein — protein sequence MGKGKGRARPKGGANKRQTAPKRSQADRPQPGGEPFAARATPPQKPARPAPARRSSPIPAQVSGRMARRVAVFTGVPSLLAMGVFVGSYLLVSRGGMEIPPALTLLVSGAFFLLGLVGLSYGVLSASWDTNAPGSLLGFEQLGVNLALLRASIRVRQAPAASGDQGVAEARAK from the coding sequence ATGGGCAAAGGCAAGGGCCGGGCCAGGCCGAAGGGCGGGGCGAACAAGCGACAGACCGCCCCGAAGCGCAGCCAGGCCGATCGGCCCCAGCCCGGCGGTGAGCCGTTCGCCGCCAGGGCCACTCCTCCCCAGAAGCCGGCCAGGCCGGCTCCCGCGCGCCGGAGCAGCCCCATTCCGGCTCAGGTGAGCGGACGGATGGCACGGCGGGTCGCCGTGTTCACCGGGGTGCCCTCCCTGCTCGCCATGGGCGTGTTCGTGGGCAGCTACCTGCTGGTGAGCCGCGGCGGCATGGAGATCCCTCCGGCGCTCACCCTGCTGGTGTCCGGAGCCTTCTTCCTACTCGGCCTGGTGGGACTCAGCTACGGCGTGCTCTCCGCCAGCTGGGACACGAACGCCCCCGGCAGCCTGCTCGGCTTCGAGCAACTGGGCGTGAACCTGGCCCTGCTGCGGGCCTCGATCCGGGTGCGGCAGGCCCCGGCCGCCTCAGGCGATCAGGGGGTCGCTGAGGCGCGCGCGAAATGA
- a CDS encoding STAS domain-containing protein codes for MTVSLRGGMESREGCHVFHFTGQLDAYSEKQFLDFVREGLEGESSPVIVDLSKIDFIDSSGLGSLVQVARQCSEAGVRFLVVGNARVVQTVKLVRLESFLHLKDDLASALQDLAA; via the coding sequence TTGACCGTCTCTCTGCGAGGCGGCATGGAGTCCAGGGAGGGTTGTCACGTCTTCCACTTCACCGGACAGCTCGACGCCTACTCCGAGAAGCAGTTCCTGGATTTCGTGCGCGAGGGGCTCGAGGGCGAGTCCTCCCCGGTGATCGTCGATCTGAGCAAGATCGATTTCATCGATTCCTCGGGCCTGGGCTCCCTCGTTCAGGTGGCCCGCCAGTGCAGCGAGGCAGGGGTTCGCTTCCTGGTGGTGGGCAACGCCCGGGTGGTCCAGACCGTGAAGCTGGTGCGGCTGGAGTCGTTCCTGCACCTCAAGGACGACCTGGCCTCGGCTCTGCAGGATCTTGCGGCCTGA
- the gatA gene encoding Asp-tRNA(Asn)/Glu-tRNA(Gln) amidotransferase subunit GatA, translating into MGIAEWRSRLERGEVSARDLTERALARIRAVDGDVHAYLEVTSERALADADRVDAARARGESLPPLAGLPIAIKDNLCTRGIRTTCSSRMLEHFVPPYESTVTQRLWDAGAVLIGKTNLDEFAMGSSTETSAFGASSNPWDLGRVPGGSSGGSAAAVAAGSCVAALGSDTGGSIRQPAAFCGVVGLKPTYGRVSRWGLVAFASSLDQVGPMTTSVADTAEVLQVIAGHDPRDATSLDVPVPDYRSGLEAPVKGLRVGLIRECFEQEGLSPEVADSVRAAAAQLERLGCELVEVSCPRFTAGIATYYVIAPSEASANLARYDGVKYGYRAADCDNLAAMTARSRAEGFGEEVQRRILIGTYALSAGYVDAFYKKAQRLRTLIRRDFDTAFEQVDVLLTPTSPTTAFSAGSHADDPLAMYLADLLTIPANLAGLPAISLPCGFDGAGLPIGLQLIGNVLDEPRLLQLAHQYESAAAVSATAPAGARIPEAPLLA; encoded by the coding sequence ATGGGGATCGCCGAGTGGCGCTCACGCCTGGAGCGTGGCGAGGTGTCCGCCCGTGATCTGACCGAGCGGGCACTGGCCAGGATTCGTGCCGTGGACGGCGATGTGCACGCCTACCTGGAGGTGACGAGCGAGCGGGCCCTGGCGGATGCCGATCGCGTGGATGCCGCCCGGGCCCGGGGCGAGAGCCTGCCGCCGCTGGCGGGACTGCCGATCGCGATCAAGGACAACCTCTGCACCCGCGGCATCCGCACCACCTGCTCCAGCCGCATGCTCGAGCACTTCGTTCCCCCCTACGAATCGACGGTGACCCAGCGGCTCTGGGATGCCGGTGCGGTGCTGATCGGCAAGACCAATCTCGATGAGTTCGCCATGGGCAGCTCCACCGAGACCTCCGCCTTCGGCGCCAGCTCCAACCCCTGGGACCTGGGCCGGGTGCCCGGCGGCAGCTCGGGCGGCAGCGCCGCCGCCGTGGCGGCCGGCAGCTGCGTCGCGGCCCTCGGTTCGGACACCGGCGGCTCGATCCGTCAGCCGGCGGCGTTCTGCGGTGTGGTGGGGCTCAAGCCCACCTACGGCCGCGTCAGCCGCTGGGGACTGGTGGCCTTCGCCAGCTCCCTGGATCAGGTGGGCCCGATGACCACCTCGGTGGCGGACACCGCCGAGGTGCTGCAGGTGATCGCCGGCCATGACCCGCGCGATGCCACCAGCCTCGATGTGCCGGTGCCCGACTACCGCTCCGGTCTCGAGGCCCCCGTGAAAGGGCTCCGGGTGGGGCTGATCCGGGAGTGCTTCGAGCAGGAGGGCCTCAGCCCCGAGGTGGCCGACTCGGTGCGGGCCGCCGCCGCCCAGCTGGAGCGTCTCGGCTGCGAGCTGGTGGAGGTGAGCTGCCCGCGCTTCACCGCCGGCATCGCCACCTATTACGTGATCGCCCCATCGGAGGCCTCCGCCAACCTGGCCCGCTACGACGGCGTGAAGTACGGCTACCGCGCCGCCGACTGCGACAACCTCGCCGCCATGACCGCCCGCAGCCGGGCCGAGGGGTTCGGCGAGGAGGTGCAGCGCCGCATCCTGATCGGCACCTATGCCCTCTCGGCGGGCTATGTGGATGCCTTCTACAAGAAAGCGCAGCGGCTCCGCACCCTGATCCGGCGCGATTTCGACACCGCCTTCGAGCAGGTGGATGTGCTGCTCACACCCACCTCACCCACCACCGCCTTCAGCGCCGGCAGCCATGCGGATGACCCGCTGGCCATGTACCTGGCGGACCTGCTCACCATCCCGGCCAACCTGGCGGGCCTGCCCGCCATCAGCCTGCCCTGCGGCTTCGATGGCGCCGGGCTGCCGATCGGCCTGCAGCTCATCGGCAATGTGCTCGATGAGCCCCGCCTGCTGCAGCTGGCCCATCAGTACGAGAGCGCCGCGGCGGTGAGCGCCACGGCTCCGGCGGGCGCCCGCATCCCGGAGGCCCCCCTGCTCGCCTGA